Proteins found in one Pararge aegeria chromosome 12, ilParAegt1.1, whole genome shotgun sequence genomic segment:
- the LOC120628417 gene encoding gamma-secretase subunit pen-2, whose product MDLNRLSNDKKLQLCKWYFKVGCILLPFVWAVNLVWFFKEAFVKPPFEEQKQIKKYVILSGAGTLVWATLLVAWATAFQLQRVSWGATGDALSFIVPLGRA is encoded by the exons ATGGATCTTAATAGATTGTCTAACgataaaaaattacagctaTGCAAGTGGTATTTCAAAG tgGGGTGTATACTGCTCCCATTTGTATGGGCAGTCAATTTGGTGTGGTTTTTTAAAGAAGCATTTGTAAAGCCACCGTTTGAAGAACAGaagcaaataaagaaat ATGTGATACTGAGTGGTGCGGGCACGCTGGTGTGGGCTACACTGCTAGTGGCGTGGGCCACAGCATTCCAGCTGCAGCGGGTGTCATGGGGGGCCACAGGAGATGCACTGTCTTTCATTGTGCCGCTAGGACGTGCATAG
- the LOC120627827 gene encoding uncharacterized protein LOC120627827 isoform X2, with protein MFGYLNCFYVHAAVVILIIETCISEPQTPYLALYSPGDTEYTDVLVRRAHDNLTLVCEVRGEPAPRVFVWNYVSDNDNDTDSGRPFATEPSGKTGSSRLERTDLQLSDSGHYICSAPPFSSTKYVLVQPRGPSYCARGAFWCGSRCVLPAYVCDGRRDCEHAEDERPPLCAPQPCARSDKLNCSSGRCIPEAACCRAGAPLCPQPTCCNEHPRYSTLEGYVEVEYPPLFEDRHAPDEYGFIQSTIYTVTACALIFMIAVVLLVSALCKMHLKRVALRGYAAAHRDTAHHYAARYPPRYEAARLLEPGVSSSPVRNTLCASELPSPETPSTGASEALEPPPYTGGFGLARLSAIFCSRYRQVPTQCCDVELTAAGARAPHDDLFFAEPEPAPRDLDYMAAPVEFFRRRAARRNTIERVMEQLGAAPRPPALQLGRFQLSLPRFRRDLPRPDTPNVAELTLDLRLPAPASPDTYTLNGRTVRLLGAACAPAPPPYCEAVRYKCGPPPPYRGADSECAARSNVELPPRYDDLAALGPAADTDAANNNVAVAAGARPAADDAAVDAARYTPAATDDAGDIIAGSDVTSNGLRDSVSDATTVNDNDLFIGNDSYPETISSVIDNLPAIDSDVNANDTLYGSSAAITT; from the exons atgtttgggtatttaaattgtttttatgtgCACGCCGCCgttgtaatattaattatagaaacAT GTATAAGCGAGCCGCAAACGCCGTACCTGGCGCTGTACAGCCCCGGCGACACCGAGTACACGGACGTGCTGGTGCGACGCGCGCACGACAACCTCACGCTTGTGTGCGAGGTGCGCGGCGAACCTGCGCCTCGCGTGTTCGTGTGGAACTACGTCAGCGACAACGACAACGACACCGACAGCGGCCG GCCCTTTGCCACGGAGCCATCTGGCAAGACAGGCAGTAGTCGGCTGGAGAGGACCGACCTGCAGCTGTCCGATAGCGGCCATTACATTTGCTCCGCGCCGCCGTTCAGCAGCACTAAGTATGTGCTGGTGCAGCCGAGAG GGCCCAGCTACTGCGCGCGCGGCGCGTTCTGGTGCGGCTCGCGCTGCGTGCTGCCCGCCTACGTGTGCGACGGGCGCCGCGACTGCGAGCACGCGGAGGACGAGCGCCCGCCGCTGTGCGCGCCGCAGCCCTGCGCGC GCAGCGACAAGCTGAACTGCTCGTCGGGGCGCTGCATCCCCGAGGCGGCGTGCTGCCGGGCCGGCGCGCCGCTGTGCCCGCAGCCCACGTGCTGCAACGAGCACCCGCGCTACTCCACGCTGGAAG GTTACGTGGAGGTGGAGTACCCGCCGCTGTTCGAGGACAGACACGCGCCGGACGAGTACGGCTTCATTCAATCCACGATATACACTGTCACAG CGTGCGCGCTCATCTTCATGATCGCGGTGGTGCTGCTGGTGTCGGCGCTGTGCAAGATGCACCTGAAGCGCGTGGCGCTGCGCGGCTACGCGGCGGCGCACCGCGACACGGCGCACCACTACGCC GCACGCTACCCGCCGCGGTACGAGGCCGCTCGACTGCTGGAGCCCGGAGTTTCCTCGAGTCCAGTCAGAAATACACTCTGCGCCTCG GAGTTGCCTAGTCCGGAGACCCCGTCGACAGGCGCGAGTGAAGCGCTAGAGCCGCCCCCGTACACCGGGGGCTTCGGTCTCGCCAGGTTATCCGCCATTTTCTGCTCCAGGTATAGGCAG GTGCCGACGCAGTGCTGCGACGTGGAGCTGACGGCCGCGGGTGCGCGCGCGCCGCACGACGACCTGTTCTTCGCCGAGCCCGAGCCGGCGCCGCGCGACCTGGACTACATGGCCGCGCCCGTCGAGTTCTTCcggcgccgcgccgcccgccgcaACACCATAG AGCGCGTGATGGAGCAGCTGGGCGCGGCGCCGCGGCCGCCGGCGCTGCAGCTGGGCCGCTTCCAGCTGAGCCTGCCGCGCTTCCGCCGCGACCTGCCGCGCCCCGACACGCCCAACGTGGCCGAGCTCACCCTCGACCTGCGCCTGCCCGCCCCCGCCTCCCCCGACACCTACACGCTCAACGGCCGCACCGTCCGCCTGCTGGGCGCCGCctgcgcgcccgcgccgccgccctACTGCGAGGCCGTGCGCTACAAGTGCGGCCCGCCGCCGCCCTACCGCGGCGCCGACTCCGAGTGCGCCGCGCGCAGCAACGTCGAGCTGCCGCCGCGCTACGACGACCTGGCCGCGCTCGGCCCCGCCGCGGACACCGACGCCGCCAACAACAACGTCGCAGTCGCTGCCGGCGCCCGCCCCGCTGCGGACGATGCCGCAGTAGACGCGGCCCGCTATACTCCCGCTGCGACCGACGACGCGGGCGACATTATCGCGGGGAGCGACGTCACGTCTAACGGATTGCGAGATAGCGTGAGCGACGCGACTACCGTTAACGATAACGACTTGTTTATCGGCAACGACAGCTATCCTGAAACCATAAGTTCCGTTATCGATAACTTGCCAGCCATCGATAGTGACGTGAACGCGAACGATACGCTGTACGGCAGCAGTGCCGCGATCACCACGTAG
- the LOC120627827 gene encoding uncharacterized protein LOC120627827 isoform X1 — MFGYLNCFYVHAAVVILIIETCISEPQTPYLALYSPGDTEYTDVLVRRAHDNLTLVCEVRGEPAPRVFVWNYVSDNDNDTDSGRPFATEPSGKTGSSRLERTDLQLSDSGHYICSAPPFSSTKYVLVQPRGPSYCARGAFWCGSRCVLPAYVCDGRRDCEHAEDERPPLCAPQPCARSDKLNCSSGRCIPEAACCRAGAPLCPQPTCCNEHPRYSTLEGYVEVEYPPLFEDRHAPDEYGFIQSTIYTVTACALIFMIAVVLLVSALCKMHLKRVALRGYAAAHRDTAHHYAQARYPPRYEAARLLEPGVSSSPVRNTLCASELPSPETPSTGASEALEPPPYTGGFGLARLSAIFCSRYRQVPTQCCDVELTAAGARAPHDDLFFAEPEPAPRDLDYMAAPVEFFRRRAARRNTIERVMEQLGAAPRPPALQLGRFQLSLPRFRRDLPRPDTPNVAELTLDLRLPAPASPDTYTLNGRTVRLLGAACAPAPPPYCEAVRYKCGPPPPYRGADSECAARSNVELPPRYDDLAALGPAADTDAANNNVAVAAGARPAADDAAVDAARYTPAATDDAGDIIAGSDVTSNGLRDSVSDATTVNDNDLFIGNDSYPETISSVIDNLPAIDSDVNANDTLYGSSAAITT, encoded by the exons atgtttgggtatttaaattgtttttatgtgCACGCCGCCgttgtaatattaattatagaaacAT GTATAAGCGAGCCGCAAACGCCGTACCTGGCGCTGTACAGCCCCGGCGACACCGAGTACACGGACGTGCTGGTGCGACGCGCGCACGACAACCTCACGCTTGTGTGCGAGGTGCGCGGCGAACCTGCGCCTCGCGTGTTCGTGTGGAACTACGTCAGCGACAACGACAACGACACCGACAGCGGCCG GCCCTTTGCCACGGAGCCATCTGGCAAGACAGGCAGTAGTCGGCTGGAGAGGACCGACCTGCAGCTGTCCGATAGCGGCCATTACATTTGCTCCGCGCCGCCGTTCAGCAGCACTAAGTATGTGCTGGTGCAGCCGAGAG GGCCCAGCTACTGCGCGCGCGGCGCGTTCTGGTGCGGCTCGCGCTGCGTGCTGCCCGCCTACGTGTGCGACGGGCGCCGCGACTGCGAGCACGCGGAGGACGAGCGCCCGCCGCTGTGCGCGCCGCAGCCCTGCGCGC GCAGCGACAAGCTGAACTGCTCGTCGGGGCGCTGCATCCCCGAGGCGGCGTGCTGCCGGGCCGGCGCGCCGCTGTGCCCGCAGCCCACGTGCTGCAACGAGCACCCGCGCTACTCCACGCTGGAAG GTTACGTGGAGGTGGAGTACCCGCCGCTGTTCGAGGACAGACACGCGCCGGACGAGTACGGCTTCATTCAATCCACGATATACACTGTCACAG CGTGCGCGCTCATCTTCATGATCGCGGTGGTGCTGCTGGTGTCGGCGCTGTGCAAGATGCACCTGAAGCGCGTGGCGCTGCGCGGCTACGCGGCGGCGCACCGCGACACGGCGCACCACTACGCC CAGGCACGCTACCCGCCGCGGTACGAGGCCGCTCGACTGCTGGAGCCCGGAGTTTCCTCGAGTCCAGTCAGAAATACACTCTGCGCCTCG GAGTTGCCTAGTCCGGAGACCCCGTCGACAGGCGCGAGTGAAGCGCTAGAGCCGCCCCCGTACACCGGGGGCTTCGGTCTCGCCAGGTTATCCGCCATTTTCTGCTCCAGGTATAGGCAG GTGCCGACGCAGTGCTGCGACGTGGAGCTGACGGCCGCGGGTGCGCGCGCGCCGCACGACGACCTGTTCTTCGCCGAGCCCGAGCCGGCGCCGCGCGACCTGGACTACATGGCCGCGCCCGTCGAGTTCTTCcggcgccgcgccgcccgccgcaACACCATAG AGCGCGTGATGGAGCAGCTGGGCGCGGCGCCGCGGCCGCCGGCGCTGCAGCTGGGCCGCTTCCAGCTGAGCCTGCCGCGCTTCCGCCGCGACCTGCCGCGCCCCGACACGCCCAACGTGGCCGAGCTCACCCTCGACCTGCGCCTGCCCGCCCCCGCCTCCCCCGACACCTACACGCTCAACGGCCGCACCGTCCGCCTGCTGGGCGCCGCctgcgcgcccgcgccgccgccctACTGCGAGGCCGTGCGCTACAAGTGCGGCCCGCCGCCGCCCTACCGCGGCGCCGACTCCGAGTGCGCCGCGCGCAGCAACGTCGAGCTGCCGCCGCGCTACGACGACCTGGCCGCGCTCGGCCCCGCCGCGGACACCGACGCCGCCAACAACAACGTCGCAGTCGCTGCCGGCGCCCGCCCCGCTGCGGACGATGCCGCAGTAGACGCGGCCCGCTATACTCCCGCTGCGACCGACGACGCGGGCGACATTATCGCGGGGAGCGACGTCACGTCTAACGGATTGCGAGATAGCGTGAGCGACGCGACTACCGTTAACGATAACGACTTGTTTATCGGCAACGACAGCTATCCTGAAACCATAAGTTCCGTTATCGATAACTTGCCAGCCATCGATAGTGACGTGAACGCGAACGATACGCTGTACGGCAGCAGTGCCGCGATCACCACGTAG